The following coding sequences lie in one Rutidosis leptorrhynchoides isolate AG116_Rl617_1_P2 chromosome 4, CSIRO_AGI_Rlap_v1, whole genome shotgun sequence genomic window:
- the LOC139904482 gene encoding protein DMP9-like: MQPSDESGIRIYTPSPPPIPNPPLPPPQTTIPPPPVGGPKRFQRTLSKGVQKTLSKTSMLVNFLPTGTLLTFEMVLPSIYGKGQCSTVATLMINLLLSICTFSCFFFHFTDSFRGPDGKVYYGFVTPSGLKVFKPTLNIEVPKDDRYKVGLSDFIHAMMSTMVFMAIAFSDHRVTNCLFPGHAAEMDEVMQSFPLMVGIVCSGLFLVFPNTRYGIGCLSA; this comes from the coding sequence ATGCAACCATCAGATGAATCAGGCATCAGAATCTACACCCCATCTCCACCACCCATCCCTAATCCACCGTTaccaccaccacaaaccaccatacCTCCACCACCCGTTGGCGGCCCGAAACGATTCCAAAGAACGCTCTCAAAAGGGGTCCAAAAAACACTCTCGAAAACGTCAATGCTCGTTAACTTCCTCCCAACCGGAACTCTCCTCACTTTCGAAATGGTCCTCCCTTCGATCTACGGAAAAGGCCAATGTTCCACTGTGGCCACCCTCATGATAAACCTCCTGCTCTCCATTTGCACTTTTTCGTGCTTCTTCTTTCACTTCACCGACAGTTTTCGTGGGCCCGACGGGAAGGTTTACTACGGGTTTGTCACACCATCGGGTTTAAAAGTGTTTAAACCGACTTTAAACATTGAAGTTCCTAAAGACGATAGGTATAAAGTTGGGTTAAGTGATTTCATACACGCGATGATGTCAACAATGGTATTCATGGCTATCGCTTTCTCGGATCATCGGGTTACAAATTGTTTGTTTCCGGGTCATGCTGCAGAGATGGATGAAGTGATGCAGAGTTTTCCATTGATGGTTGGAATCGTTTGTAGCGGTTTGTTTCTTGTTTTTCCGAATACTCGTTACGGTATTGGATGTTTATCAGCCTGA